A single genomic interval of Camelina sativa cultivar DH55 chromosome 11, Cs, whole genome shotgun sequence harbors:
- the LOC104726428 gene encoding probable inactive receptor-like protein kinase At3g56050 isoform X1 — protein sequence MRSNRRWRFNLPTVFSIIFLTYLPLKLNSQEIVEVFDSSHVNENRRILIDTPFPGKGPALDASPPSPESATFRDPVLPPPPPQEGDETPRPPQSGVPSQTPETSPAITPLPVPSAPSPSQSQSPPPRTKKKSTKVFMIVGIVVGVFTVSGALIIFFLIFSRKIPIKPWTNSGQLQDALRTDVPRLQLSELQAACEDFSNVIGSFSDGTIYKGTLPTGAEIAVVSAGAGSRTAWSTAMETQLLQKMHKLSKVDHKNFLNVIGYCHEEEPFSRMLVFEYAPNGCLSEHLHSQHAEHLDWPTRLRILMGIAYCLEHMHNLNPPILHTNLDSSSVYLTEDNAAKVSDFSVINSIFPSQESSSSKNLLECSLLDPQTNVFNFGAVLFEIISAQLPDPDSLFLEPKPARDIVDPTLKTFQEDTVERLLEVVRQCMNPYPAQRPTMREVVVKVREITGIEADAAMPRLSPRWWTELEIISTEGN from the exons ATGAGATCCAATAGACGTTGGAGATTCAATCTCCCAACAGTATtctccatcatcttcctcaCCTATCTTCCTCTGAAACTCAACTCCCAAG AGATTGTAGAAGTCTTTGATTCTTCTCATGTTAATGAGAACCGTCGCATCCTGATTGATACACCTTTTCCTGGCAAAGGCCCTGCCCTCGATGCCTCCCCACCATCCCCTGAATCCGCAACCTTCAGAGATCCCGTGctgcctccaccaccaccacaagaAGGCGATGAAACCCCGAGGCCTCCTCAAAGTGGTGTGCCATCACAAACACCAGAGACCTCACCTGCTATTACTCCCTTGCCTGTGCCTTCGGCTCCATCTCCGTCTCAGtctcagtctcctcctccaagaactaaaaaaaagtcTACCAAGGTTTTTATGATCGTCGGCATAGTCGTTGGCGTATTCACTGTCTCGGGGGCAttaatcatcttctttcttatcTTTAGTCGAAAAATTCCAATCAAGCCTTGGACCAACAGTGGCCAGCTTCAAGATGCTCTTCGAACAG ATGTTCCGAGGCTGCAGCTATCTGAGCTACAAGCAGCCTGCGAAGATTTCAGTAACGTCATTGGCTCTTTCTCAGACGGTACCATTTATAAAGGAACTTTGCCCACTGGTGCTGAAATTGCCGTTGTGTCTGCCGGGGCTGGTTCTCGTACAGCCTGGTCCACCGCCATGGAAACACAATTGCTACAAAAG ATGCATAAGTTATCCAAAGTGGATCACAAGAATTTTCTGAATGTGATCGGTTATTGCCACGAGGAAGAGCCCTTCAGCCGAATGCTGGTATTCGAATACGCTCCCAATGGATGCCTCTCTGAGCATCTGCACT CTCAACACGCGGAGCACTTGGACTGGCCTACCAGACTCAGAATCCTCATGGGAATAGCTTACTGTCTAGAGCACATGCACAATCTCAACCCACCCATCTTGCACACAAATTTGGACTCCTCTTCTGTCTACTTAACCGAAGACAATGCTGCCAAAGTCTCCGACTTTTCTGTAATCAATTCCATCTTTCCATCTCAGGAGAGTTCCTCGAGCAAGAATCTTCTAGAATGCTCATTACTTGATCCCCAGACAAATGTCTTTAATTTTGGTGCTGTTCTGTTCGAAATCATCAGTGCGCAGTTACCAGACCCGGACTCTTTGTTTCTCGAACCAAAACCTGCAAGAGATATTGTGGACCCGACCCTGAAAACGTTTCAGGAAGATACTGTTGAGAGACTGTTGGAGGTGGTTAGGCAGTGTATGAATCCATACCCAGCTCAGCGACCAACAATGAGAGAGGTTGTGGTGAAGGTGAGAGAGATAACTGGAATAGAAGCTGACGCAGCAATGCCAAGGCTATCTCCACGGTGGTGGACGGAGCTGGAGATCATATCCACAGAAGGAAACTAA
- the LOC109127731 gene encoding uncharacterized protein LOC109127731, producing the protein MVTSTVEALSPVDAEGLPFTRDKHYAMHGEILTVVLVISFAVFLLFLVLLPCLKRRYSHQSDLSEEEASSSGRLKPLPVVSK; encoded by the coding sequence ATGGTAACTTCGACGGTGGAGGCCTTGAGTCCTGTAGACGCCGAGGGACTTCCCTTCACAAGAGACAAACACTACGCCATGCATGGTGAGATCTTGACTGTAGTTCTTGTCATCAGCTTTGCCGTCTTCCTCTTGTTCCTCGTGTTGCTTCCTTGTCTTAAACGCCGTTACAGTCACCAGTCCGACCTGTCAGAAGAGGAGGCTTCCTCGAGTGGAAGACTCAAGCCTTTACCTGTTGTAAGCAAATAA
- the LOC104726431 gene encoding ataxin-7-like protein 3 isoform X2 has product MSGADGNKSSQTELSSQVFLDLVDSVIADVASECHRVARLGLDRDLEVVEEELRLSVEARAKVADPSNNLETNTKFVVDIFGQTHPPVASEVFNCMNCGRQIVAGRFAPHLEKCMGKGRKARAKATRSTTAAQNR; this is encoded by the exons ATGTCTGGGGCAGATGGTAATAAATCTTCTCAAACTGAG CTTTCGTCCCAAGTTTTTCTTGATCTTGTGGATTCAGTGATTGCTGATGTAGCATCTGAGTGTCACCGGGTAGCACGACTAGGGCTTGACCGTGATTTGGAGGTAGTAGAAGAAGAGTTGAGGTTGTCTGTGGAAGCTCGTGCTAAGGTTGCTGATCCTAGCAACAACCTTGAAACCAACACCAAATTTGTTGTTGATATATTTGGTCAGACTCACCCTCCTGTAGCTAGTGAAGTCTTCAATTGCATGAACTGTGGGCGACAAATTGTTGCAGGAAGGTTTGCTCCTCATCTGGAAAAATGCATGGGAAAG GGAAGAAAAGCTCGCGCCAAGGCGACCAGGAGCACTACAGCTGCTCAGAACCG GTGA
- the LOC104726428 gene encoding probable inactive receptor-like protein kinase At3g56050 isoform X2, with the protein MRSNRRWRFNLPTVFSIIFLTYLPLKLNSQEVFDSSHVNENRRILIDTPFPGKGPALDASPPSPESATFRDPVLPPPPPQEGDETPRPPQSGVPSQTPETSPAITPLPVPSAPSPSQSQSPPPRTKKKSTKVFMIVGIVVGVFTVSGALIIFFLIFSRKIPIKPWTNSGQLQDALRTDVPRLQLSELQAACEDFSNVIGSFSDGTIYKGTLPTGAEIAVVSAGAGSRTAWSTAMETQLLQKMHKLSKVDHKNFLNVIGYCHEEEPFSRMLVFEYAPNGCLSEHLHSQHAEHLDWPTRLRILMGIAYCLEHMHNLNPPILHTNLDSSSVYLTEDNAAKVSDFSVINSIFPSQESSSSKNLLECSLLDPQTNVFNFGAVLFEIISAQLPDPDSLFLEPKPARDIVDPTLKTFQEDTVERLLEVVRQCMNPYPAQRPTMREVVVKVREITGIEADAAMPRLSPRWWTELEIISTEGN; encoded by the exons ATGAGATCCAATAGACGTTGGAGATTCAATCTCCCAACAGTATtctccatcatcttcctcaCCTATCTTCCTCTGAAACTCAACTCCCAAG AAGTCTTTGATTCTTCTCATGTTAATGAGAACCGTCGCATCCTGATTGATACACCTTTTCCTGGCAAAGGCCCTGCCCTCGATGCCTCCCCACCATCCCCTGAATCCGCAACCTTCAGAGATCCCGTGctgcctccaccaccaccacaagaAGGCGATGAAACCCCGAGGCCTCCTCAAAGTGGTGTGCCATCACAAACACCAGAGACCTCACCTGCTATTACTCCCTTGCCTGTGCCTTCGGCTCCATCTCCGTCTCAGtctcagtctcctcctccaagaactaaaaaaaagtcTACCAAGGTTTTTATGATCGTCGGCATAGTCGTTGGCGTATTCACTGTCTCGGGGGCAttaatcatcttctttcttatcTTTAGTCGAAAAATTCCAATCAAGCCTTGGACCAACAGTGGCCAGCTTCAAGATGCTCTTCGAACAG ATGTTCCGAGGCTGCAGCTATCTGAGCTACAAGCAGCCTGCGAAGATTTCAGTAACGTCATTGGCTCTTTCTCAGACGGTACCATTTATAAAGGAACTTTGCCCACTGGTGCTGAAATTGCCGTTGTGTCTGCCGGGGCTGGTTCTCGTACAGCCTGGTCCACCGCCATGGAAACACAATTGCTACAAAAG ATGCATAAGTTATCCAAAGTGGATCACAAGAATTTTCTGAATGTGATCGGTTATTGCCACGAGGAAGAGCCCTTCAGCCGAATGCTGGTATTCGAATACGCTCCCAATGGATGCCTCTCTGAGCATCTGCACT CTCAACACGCGGAGCACTTGGACTGGCCTACCAGACTCAGAATCCTCATGGGAATAGCTTACTGTCTAGAGCACATGCACAATCTCAACCCACCCATCTTGCACACAAATTTGGACTCCTCTTCTGTCTACTTAACCGAAGACAATGCTGCCAAAGTCTCCGACTTTTCTGTAATCAATTCCATCTTTCCATCTCAGGAGAGTTCCTCGAGCAAGAATCTTCTAGAATGCTCATTACTTGATCCCCAGACAAATGTCTTTAATTTTGGTGCTGTTCTGTTCGAAATCATCAGTGCGCAGTTACCAGACCCGGACTCTTTGTTTCTCGAACCAAAACCTGCAAGAGATATTGTGGACCCGACCCTGAAAACGTTTCAGGAAGATACTGTTGAGAGACTGTTGGAGGTGGTTAGGCAGTGTATGAATCCATACCCAGCTCAGCGACCAACAATGAGAGAGGTTGTGGTGAAGGTGAGAGAGATAACTGGAATAGAAGCTGACGCAGCAATGCCAAGGCTATCTCCACGGTGGTGGACGGAGCTGGAGATCATATCCACAGAAGGAAACTAA
- the LOC104726429 gene encoding farnesol kinase, chloroplastic-like — protein sequence MTSTTTTSINLCSFISPPSLPFFFSSPIPPRFLTLRIPTTRSRFPTTTYSRRRSPSLAAAAVMFPENSVLSDLSACGITGIVAFSCLTFWGEIGKRGFFDQKLIRKLVHINIGLVFMLCWPLFSSGIQGALFASLVPGLNIIRVLLLGLGVYHDEGTIKSMSRHGDRRELLKGPLYYALSITVACIFCWKTSPVAIAVICNLCAGDGMADIVGRRLGTERLPYNRNKSFAGSIGMATAGFLASVGYMYYFASFGYIKDSVGMILRFAVISIASALVESLPISTDIDDNLTISLTSALVGVLLF from the exons ATGACTAGTACTACTACAACTAGTATTAATCTCTGCTCTTTCATTTCACCTCCttctctccctttcttcttctcttctccgatTCCACCACGATTCCTCACTCTTCGAATCCCGACCACACGCTCTAGGTTTCCGACGACGACTTATTCCCGTCGTAGGTCTCCTTCACTCGCCGCCGCTGCCGTGATGTTTCCCGAAAATTCGGTTTTATCGGATTTAAGCGCGTGTGGGATCACCGGCATCGTCGCCTTCTCCTGCCTCACTTTCTGGGGTGAGATTGGCAAACGCGGCTTCTTCGACCAG aaactCATACGGAAGCTTGTGCATATAAATATTGGGCTAGTTTTTATGCTTTGCTGGCCGTTGTTCAG CTCTGGGATCCAAGGAGCGCTTTTTGCATCCCTTGTACCTGGACTCAATATAATAAGGGTGCTATTGCTAGGCCTTGGAGTGTACCACGATGAAGGAACCATCAAGTCAATGAGCAGACATGGAGATCGCAG GGAACTACTTAAAGGACCTCTTTATTATGCACTGTCAATCACAGTGGCCTGTATCTTCTGTTGGAAAACCTCCCCAGTCGCGATTGCCGTAATATGCAACCTTTGCGCTGGAGATG GTATGGCTGACATTGTGGGGAGGCGTCTTGGAACAGAGAGGCTTCCTTATAACAGAAACAAATCATTTGCTGGTAGCATTGGAATGGCCACCGCCGGGTTCTTAGCTTCTGTCGGCTATATGTACTACTTTGCTTCATTTGGTTACATCAAGGATAGCGTGGGAATGATTCTTCGTTTCGCCGTGATCTCTATAGCATCAGCTCTTGTGGAGTCACTCCCCATAAGCACCGACATTGACGACAATCTCACCATCTCTCTAACCTCTGCACTGGTCGGTGTTCTACTCTTCTAA
- the LOC104726427 gene encoding ETO1-like protein 2, with translation MRNLKLFERFKSTQIHAFNSQQDSPSTSTNNVTPRINFFGHSKSKSRSLLPHGFPTTELLEPPLESYLKPIDLVESLSNLYRRIESSSESETYMLYLEQYAVLRSLGDAKLLRRCLLNARRHAIDVPSKVVLSAWLRFDRREHELVGVDSMDCNGFAVECPKTCLTHCYDLNVVDKDCDCSTEYEDNSFGTDEIKISIADEFSGLDEASDFSFCIGSEKAKCVRWRIAALSRPFEAMLYGSFVESTTCEIDFSENGISIEAMLALNIYSRIKRVHLFRVETVFELLLLASKFCCDDLKSACEARLASSVTNLDKALTFVEYALEERTKLLLSACLQVFLRELPKSLQNPQVMRFFCSSEAKEQLAFLGSECLYLLYYFLSQVGMEEKLTTEPMLILLERTREFARTNWQKALSLHQMGCVLFQRKDYKAAQFHFRLASSLGHVYSLAGVSRTEYKQGKRYSAYKLMNFLISSHKPHGWMYQERSLYNVGVEKLKDLAIATELDPSLNFPYKYRAVMKFEQKQIKEAFEEIDRLILFKPSPECLELRAWLFLAIGDRERCLRDLRAVLCLEPNYAVFGGRMRDDLVKALTAQCIEVESEADCWVRLYERWSAVDDVGSLAVVHQMLQNDPCKNYLRFRQSLLLLRLNCQGAAMRCLRMACNLATSEAERLVYEGWLLYDMGYVDKTLTKAEKAISVQRSFEAFFLKAYVLAEKNLNADEISCDVQVLEEALKCPSDGLRKGQALNNLGSIYINSGMLDQAETAYKNALEIKHTRAHQGLARVYFLKNQRKEALEEMTKLIEKACSKAAAYEKRSEYSEREKAKEDLDMATTLDPLRTYPYRYRAAVLMDDQRETEAVEELSKAIAFRPELQTLHLRAAFHEATGNLSLAAQDCEAALCLDPNHTETLHLYSRSKDQASSIDNTIFGLD, from the exons atgcGAAATCTAAAACTCTTTGAGAGATTTAAGAGCACACAAATCCACGCCTTTAACTCACAACAAGACTCTCCTTCTACCAGCACCAACAATGTTACCCCTCGGATCAACTTCTTCGGTCattccaaatccaaatctcGTTCACTTCTCCCTCATGGGTTCCCCACCACAGAGCTTCTCGAGCCTCCCTTGGAGTCTTACCTCAAACCTATCGACTTGGTTGAGTCATTATCGAATCTTTACCGGAGAATCGAGTCCAGTTCGGAATCCGAGACTTACATGCTCTACCTCGAGCAGTACGCTGTTCTACGCAGTCTCGGTGATGCCAAGCTCTTGCGCAGGTGCTTGCTCAACGCCAGGAGGCACGCCATTGATGTCCCTAGTAAGGTTGTTTTGTCTGCTTGGTTGAGATTTGATAGGAGAGAACACGAACTCGTTGGAGTCGATTCCATGGATTGTAATGGGTTTGCTGTTGAATGTCCTAAGACTTGTTTGACTCATTGTTATGATTTGAATGTAGTTGACAAGGATTGTGATTGCTCTACGGAGTATGAGGATAACAGCTTTGGTACTGATGAGATTAAAATCTCTATTGCTGATGAGTTCTCGGGTTTAGATGAGGCTAGTGATTTTTCCTTCTGCATAGGTTCAGAGAAGGCTAAGTGCGTTAGGTGGCGAATCGCAGCGCTTTCACGTCCCTTTGAGGCCATGTTGTATGGTTCTTTCGTGGAGTCAACAACTTGTGAGATCGATTTCTCGGAGAATGGCATCTCAATTGAGGCAATGTTGGCACTGAACATATACAGTAGGATCAAAAGAGTTCATCTGTTTCGTGTTGAAACTGTCTTTGAGCTGCTTCTATTAGCCAGCAAGTTCTGTTGTGACGATCTGAAGTCTGCGTGTGAGGCTCGCTTGGCTTCATCTGTCACTAACCTCGATAAAGCTTTAACCTTTGTAGAGTACGCGTTGGAGGAACGCACAAAGCTTCTTTTATCTGCTTGCTTGCAGGTGTTTCTGAGAGAGCTTCCCAAGTCACTCCAAAATCCGCAAGTGATGAGATTCTTCTGCAGTTCCGAAGCAAAGGAACAGTTAGCTTTCCTGGGTTCAGAGTGTTTGTACCTGTTGTACTACTTTCTCAGCCAAGTAGGCATGGAAGAGAAACTCACTACCGAGCCTATGCTGATACTGCTAGAGAGAACTCGAGAGTTTGCTCGCACAAACTGGCAAAAGGCTTTGTCTTTGCATCAAATGGGATGTGTTCTGTTTCAGAGAAAGGATTACAAAGCAGCTCAGTTTCATTTCAGATTAGCTTCAAGCTTAGGGCATGTCTACTCATTGGCTGGGGTATCAAGAACTGAATATAAACAAGGGAAGAGGTATTCCGCGTACAAGCTCATGAACTTTCTCATCTCTAGTCACAAGCCACATGGCTGGATGTACCAGGAGAGGTCTCTGTACAATGTTGGGGTTGAGAAACTAAAAGATTTAGCAATCGCCACTGAACTTGACCCGTCTCTGAATTTCCCGTACAAGTACAGAGCTGTGATGAAGTTCGAACAGAAGCAGATTAAAGAAGCCTTCGAAGAGATTGATAGATTAATCCTGTTCAAGCCTAGTCCAGAATGTCTCGAGCTGAGGGCTTGGCTGTTTCTAGCCATTGGTGACCGTGAGCGCTGTTTGAGAGATCTTCGAGCAGTGTTGTGTTTAGAGCCAAATTATGCTGTATTTGGTGGGAGAATGAGAGATGATTTGGTGAAGGCTCTGACCGCGCAATGTATTGAAGTAGAGAGCGAAGCTGATTGTTGGGTGAGGCTTTATGAGAGATGGTCAGCTGTAGATGATGTTGGGTCGTTGGCTGTTGTTCATCAGATGCTTCAGAATGATCCCTGCAAAAACTATCTGAGGTTTAgacaatctcttcttctcttaag ATTGAACTGTCAAGGAGCCGCGATGAGGTGTTTGCGAATGGCATGTAACTTGGCTACTTCCGAGGCTGAGAGGTTGGTCTACGAAGGGTGGCTTTTATACGACATGGGTTATGTGGACAAAACTCTTACGAAAGCCGAGAAAGCAATCTCTGTTCAGCGTTCCTTTGAAGCATTTTTCCTCAAAGCCTATGTTCTAgctgaaaaaaatctcaatGCGGACGAGATCTCTTGCGATGTTCAGGTTCTAGAGGAAGCCCTCAAGTGTCCTTCGGATGGGCTACGCAAAGGACAG GCTCTGAACAATCTTGGGAGCATTTACATCAATTCAGGAATGCTAGATCAAGCTGAAACTGCGTATAAGAACGCTCTGGAGATCAAACATACTCGTGCGCATCAAGGGCTGGCGCGAGTTTATTTCTTGAAGAACCAACGTAAAGAAGCGCTCGAGGAGATGACAAAGCTGATCGAGAAGGCATGTAGCAAAGCAGCAGCCTACGAGAAACGGTCTGAGTACAGTGAACGTGAAAAAGCCAAAGAAGATCTTGACATGGCCACAACACTCGACCCTTTGCGAACTTATCCCTACAGATACCGAGCTGCCG TGCTGATGGATGATCAGAGAGAGACAGAGGCAGTGGAAGAGCTGTCAAAGGCGATAGCTTTCAGACCGGAACTGCAAACGCTTCATCTCAGAGCAGCATTCCACGAGGCCACAGGAAATCTATCATTGGCCGCTCAAGACTGTGAAGCTGCTCTCTGTTTAGACCCTAACCACACTGAGACTCTCCATCTCTACAGCAGATCCAAGGATCAAGCTTCTTCCATTGACAACACCATTTTTGGCTTAGATTAA
- the LOC104726431 gene encoding ataxin-7-like protein 3 isoform X1 gives MSGADGNKSSQTELSSQVFLDLVDSVIADVASECHRVARLGLDRDLEVVEEELRLSVEARAKVADPSNNLETNTKFVVDIFGQTHPPVASEVFNCMNCGRQIVAGRFAPHLEKCMGKGRKARAKATRSTTAAQNRYARHSPNPRYSPYPNSVSENQLASGSPGVAGEDCTVRENVKGG, from the exons ATGTCTGGGGCAGATGGTAATAAATCTTCTCAAACTGAG CTTTCGTCCCAAGTTTTTCTTGATCTTGTGGATTCAGTGATTGCTGATGTAGCATCTGAGTGTCACCGGGTAGCACGACTAGGGCTTGACCGTGATTTGGAGGTAGTAGAAGAAGAGTTGAGGTTGTCTGTGGAAGCTCGTGCTAAGGTTGCTGATCCTAGCAACAACCTTGAAACCAACACCAAATTTGTTGTTGATATATTTGGTCAGACTCACCCTCCTGTAGCTAGTGAAGTCTTCAATTGCATGAACTGTGGGCGACAAATTGTTGCAGGAAGGTTTGCTCCTCATCTGGAAAAATGCATGGGAAAG GGAAGAAAAGCTCGCGCCAAGGCGACCAGGAGCACTACAGCTGCTCAGAACCGGTACGCACGACACAGCCCAAATCCACGATATTCTCCTTATCCAAATTCTGTTAGTGAGAACCAGTTAGCAAGTGGATCACCTGGTGTCGCAGGTGAGGACTGCACAGTCCGAGAGAACGTAAAAGGAGGCTGA
- the LOC104726426 gene encoding uncharacterized protein At5g39865-like gives MWRPWRKSSVKIHDTYSPTTASFKDIHHLCSDDFSPSSFPSSPCPSPRNASRVFHRVCAANLILKSWPTRHSNPLLRADSEPIRRNPNPESAKPKPEPDVRISIPGAESSIVVYFTSLRVVRPTFEACKSVTSILHSFPVRIDERDLSMDASFSTELQRIFAKEENQNENEKNTTPKLPRVFIGGRYIGGEEEVIKLHEIGELKKLVQELPKIERGVCEMCGGHRFVPCKDCHGSHKVHNEKLGGGFRTCLACNENGLVRCSSCSFSTTTSPPP, from the coding sequence CCGTGGCGTAAATCGTCGGTTAAGATTCACGACACATACTCTCCCACCACCGCTTCCTTCAAAGACATCCACCATCTCTGCTCCGACGatttttcaccttcttctttcccttccTCTCCTTGTCCTTCTCCCAGAAACGCTTCTAGAGTCTTCCACCGAGTCTGCGCAGCTAATTTAATCCTCAAATCCTGGCCAACTCGTCATTCTAACCCCCTCCTCCGCGCTGATTCCGAACCTATACGCCGGAATCCAAATCCGGAATCAGCAAAACCAAAACCCGAGCCAGATGTACGGATTTCAATCCCAGGAGCGGAGAGCAGCATCGTCGTCTACTTCACAAGCCTCCGCGTGGTTCGTCCAACGTTCGAAGCCTGCAAATCCGTTACATCGATCCTCCATAGCTTCCCCGTACGAATCGACGAACGAGATCTCTCAATGGACGCGTCTTTCTCAACAGAGCTACAACGGATCTTCGCCAAAGAAGAGAACCAGAACGAGAACGAGAAGAATACAACGCCGAAGCTTCCGCGAGTGTTCATCGGCGGACGGTACATCGGAGGAGAGGAAGAGGTGATAAAGCTACACGAGATCGGAGAGCTGAAGAAGCTGGTACAAGAGTTGCCGAAGATAGAACGAGGGGTATGCGAGATGTGCGGTGGTCATAGATTCGTACCGTGTAAGGATTGTCACGGTAGCCATAAGGTTCATAATGAGAAATTAGGAGGAGGGTTCAGAACTTGCTTAGCCTGTAACGAGAATGGTCTCGTCAGGTGTTCATCTTGTTCCTTTTCCACCACCACATCTCCTCCACCCTAA